Proteins from one Mesotoga infera genomic window:
- a CDS encoding PAS domain S-box protein produces MGKEAALALVNNAALLISLAVIYSALYIRFKKEKLLLQKIISGLLLGVIALAVMMNSWELSPGVVFDTRSVVLSLTGLYFGFIPSIITVIMTSAIRILMGGSGAAVGVSVIICSATTGLLWRYRRRKVLHQMTLVELYLFGIVVHLIMLFCMFFLPDDPRKAFFSITAVPVMLVYPIATALTGWAMSNKEAQLKGEEAAHELALARKRLAAIVEASPVPIISLDMGYNVTEWNQAAEKVFGWKRSEVIGKPLPIVPEEDIKTHKDLTEKTLSGDYQKGTLLIRERKDGSKVVVRLHNATIFNEEGKPEGILGILEDVTIQQEAERALKESEMRFRELYTNMNIGVAIYKVGENDEVVFLDMNPAGCRITEVSRDAIVGRRVEEVFPGIMEIGLYDIIIQVYKSGLSQRLPLKKYKDNRIAFWTDNYVYRHGKDEIVVIFEDVTQREKTLEELERRVKERTAELETANKELESFVYSVSHDLRAPLRAIKGFAQIISERYSGALPPEAGRYFNYIISAGENMSALIQNLLDYSRLGRAALNIERVSLAQAVDKALDTLASKVKEERGKVTVEGTLHFVEADAALLNRILVNLIENALTYHVPERPPEINISSMREDGYVFLTVKDNGIGIDRKFYKKIFEIFQRLHSAEDYPGTGIGLAIVRKCVDLMGGEIFLESTPGEGSAFSIKLKEALNK; encoded by the coding sequence ATGGGCAAGGAAGCTGCGCTGGCGCTGGTCAACAACGCCGCATTGCTTATTTCACTCGCGGTAATATACAGTGCACTGTATATAAGATTTAAAAAGGAGAAACTCCTTCTGCAGAAGATCATCTCAGGCCTCCTGCTCGGAGTAATAGCTTTAGCGGTTATGATGAACTCCTGGGAACTTTCTCCTGGGGTAGTTTTCGATACGCGTTCGGTGGTTCTCAGCCTTACTGGACTTTACTTCGGATTCATTCCCTCGATTATAACTGTAATAATGACCTCTGCAATCAGGATCCTTATGGGTGGTTCTGGAGCGGCAGTAGGCGTATCAGTGATAATCTGCTCGGCTACGACGGGTCTTTTGTGGAGATACAGACGGCGAAAAGTTCTCCACCAGATGACTCTAGTCGAACTCTATCTTTTCGGGATTGTAGTACATTTGATCATGCTGTTCTGCATGTTTTTTCTTCCCGATGATCCGAGGAAAGCCTTCTTCTCGATAACTGCAGTTCCGGTTATGCTAGTCTATCCTATCGCAACGGCCCTCACTGGTTGGGCCATGTCAAACAAAGAAGCGCAGCTAAAGGGAGAAGAGGCGGCGCATGAACTCGCTCTGGCCCGGAAAAGACTTGCTGCGATCGTGGAAGCTTCGCCGGTGCCGATTATCAGTCTGGACATGGGATACAATGTGACGGAGTGGAATCAGGCAGCCGAAAAGGTCTTTGGCTGGAAACGTTCAGAAGTGATAGGCAAACCGCTTCCCATAGTTCCCGAGGAAGACATCAAAACCCACAAAGATTTGACCGAAAAGACCCTTTCGGGAGACTACCAAAAGGGAACGTTGTTGATAAGAGAGAGAAAGGACGGCTCAAAGGTGGTGGTTCGACTTCACAACGCCACAATCTTCAATGAAGAAGGTAAACCTGAAGGGATTCTTGGAATTCTCGAGGATGTCACCATACAGCAGGAAGCCGAGCGGGCGCTCAAAGAAAGTGAAATGCGCTTTAGAGAGCTCTATACGAACATGAATATCGGAGTTGCGATCTACAAGGTCGGAGAAAATGATGAGGTTGTATTTCTGGACATGAATCCTGCAGGATGTAGGATAACCGAAGTGAGTCGCGATGCGATTGTAGGGAGAAGAGTCGAAGAGGTCTTTCCCGGTATTATGGAAATAGGGTTGTATGATATAATAATACAGGTGTATAAAAGCGGTTTGTCCCAGCGTCTTCCCCTAAAAAAATACAAAGACAACAGAATCGCTTTCTGGACAGATAACTATGTTTACCGCCACGGGAAGGACGAGATAGTTGTCATTTTCGAGGATGTGACCCAAAGAGAAAAAACGCTTGAGGAACTAGAAAGACGGGTCAAAGAGAGAACCGCCGAGCTGGAGACGGCCAACAAAGAGCTCGAATCTTTCGTCTATTCCGTTTCGCACGACCTCAGGGCTCCTTTGAGGGCCATAAAAGGTTTTGCCCAGATAATTTCGGAACGTTATTCCGGAGCGCTTCCACCCGAAGCCGGCAGGTATTTCAATTACATTATCAGTGCGGGAGAGAATATGTCCGCACTGATTCAGAATCTTCTTGATTACTCAAGATTGGGTAGAGCGGCTTTGAATATCGAAAGGGTATCGCTTGCACAGGCCGTCGATAAAGCGCTCGATACGCTTGCTTCGAAAGTCAAGGAGGAAAGAGGAAAAGTCACGGTGGAGGGGACGCTTCATTTCGTAGAAGCCGATGCCGCGCTTCTAAATCGAATACTGGTAAATCTCATTGAGAACGCGCTCACCTATCACGTACCTGAAAGACCCCCAGAAATAAATATATCTTCCATGAGAGAAGACGGGTACGTTTTCTTAACGGTAAAGGACAACGGTATCGGGATAGACAGAAAGTTCTACAAGAAAATCTTCGAAATCTTTCAGCGTCTACACTCTGCCGAGGACTACCCCGGCACAGGTATTGGACTTGCGATAGTGAGAAAATGTGTCGATCTTATGGGGGGCGAGATCTTCCTGGAATCGACGCCCGGCGAGGGGAGCGCTTTCTCCATAAAATTGAAGGAGGCTTTGAATAAATGA
- a CDS encoding response regulator, whose translation MSAAVILLVEDNVMDIELTLDAFAQVGLKNTINVARTGEEALNYIYGKGKFADRKSFPTPDLVLLDLKLPGISGHEVLSELKNDERTRRIPVIVLTSSHEEGDRAVCYNNGVNSYLVKPIDFGEFVKVVRAIGDYWLTLNVGPPKLIR comes from the coding sequence ATGAGTGCTGCAGTTATTTTGCTGGTTGAAGACAACGTGATGGATATAGAACTTACACTGGATGCCTTCGCTCAGGTCGGTCTGAAAAATACGATAAACGTTGCCAGGACGGGCGAAGAAGCGTTGAACTATATCTATGGAAAGGGAAAATTCGCCGACAGAAAAAGCTTCCCCACACCGGATCTCGTCCTGCTCGATCTGAAGCTGCCCGGCATTTCAGGACACGAGGTGCTGTCGGAACTGAAGAACGATGAGCGCACAAGAAGGATCCCAGTTATTGTTCTGACTTCCTCGCACGAGGAAGGTGACAGGGCTGTCTGTTATAATAACGGAGTCAACTCATATCTCGTAAAACCGATCGATTTCGGTGAATTCGTGAAGGTCGTCCGCGCAATCGGAGACTACTGGCTCACTCTCAACGTGGGGCCACCGAAACTCATCCGATAA
- a CDS encoding AI-2E family transporter, protein MKTTRNWLIAYIALYIASLYLFPLTSRILTLSLILAMLIEVPTGFFKNERARRLAALLTGVGLVVIVVYLLSSSIPMIISNISSFGNEIDRILEGERFNRLMARLPESVAVSVKDFLGSLNNVMIGFALDTARKVAASASSWLTGAVLLIIGSVYLLRNKKNFSEKIVPVVFPGCDRESLRDFLGGFNRDLQNYVFQRTIIALSVGTTIGAGAFLLGIPHPLFFAILGAITNYIPYVGVVMTGIPFLLVGNAAHGFWGVFGVIAILLVAGVIDGWVMTPMLMSKRLRMNWFIILVAVIAIGELLGIFGMIIGIPALLFIKRFWSDFVMGRSDGILE, encoded by the coding sequence ATGAAGACTACACGAAACTGGCTGATAGCGTATATAGCTTTGTATATCGCTTCTCTCTATCTCTTTCCTCTCACCTCGAGGATTCTCACACTTTCTCTCATACTCGCCATGTTAATAGAGGTCCCGACTGGCTTTTTCAAAAACGAAAGGGCCAGGCGTCTCGCGGCACTGCTAACAGGAGTCGGTCTGGTGGTGATAGTAGTATATCTCCTTTCCAGCTCGATACCCATGATTATTTCCAACATAAGCTCCTTCGGAAATGAAATAGACAGGATTCTTGAGGGAGAAAGGTTCAACAGGCTCATGGCGAGACTGCCGGAATCTGTCGCCGTCAGCGTCAAAGATTTTCTCGGAAGTTTGAACAACGTGATGATAGGGTTTGCACTGGATACGGCCAGAAAAGTGGCGGCCAGTGCTTCGTCCTGGTTGACCGGTGCGGTGCTGCTCATTATCGGCTCGGTATATTTGCTGAGAAACAAAAAGAATTTCTCGGAGAAGATAGTGCCGGTCGTTTTTCCCGGTTGCGATAGGGAGAGTCTTCGTGATTTTTTAGGAGGTTTTAACCGCGACCTGCAGAACTACGTCTTTCAAAGGACTATAATAGCCCTGTCGGTGGGTACGACGATAGGTGCCGGAGCTTTTCTGCTTGGAATTCCTCACCCCCTCTTCTTCGCAATACTCGGAGCGATTACCAACTATATACCCTACGTGGGTGTCGTCATGACTGGAATACCTTTTCTGCTGGTGGGAAACGCCGCACACGGTTTTTGGGGTGTATTCGGAGTCATCGCGATACTTTTGGTCGCCGGTGTGATAGATGGATGGGTAATGACGCCCATGCTGATGTCGAAAAGACTGCGAATGAACTGGTTCATAATACTGGTCGCAGTGATAGCGATAGGAGAGCTTCTGGGTATATTCGGTATGATAATAGGCATCCCGGCACTCCTTTTCATAAAACGTTTCTGGTCGGATTTCGTTATGGGCCGCAGCGATGGTATCCTTGAATAA
- a CDS encoding cyclase family protein: protein MKRYIDLTRTIVDEQAVYPGDDATSLKRSRNLSIDGFNNHRLQISMHSGTHIDGPMHMSDSSLYIDQMPLENFVGSGVLLDVRGYSEILMREEYADRIAEHSIVLFWTGRDEIFGSREYFVENPCITEEFAKFLVEKKVKAVGFDSSSPDRYPYPVHGILFTNGVLIIENLTNLASLKEVVNFKVIALPLKIHADSSIARVIAVVQESE, encoded by the coding sequence ATGAAGAGATACATAGATCTTACGAGAACGATAGTCGATGAACAGGCCGTTTATCCGGGAGATGACGCGACATCGCTGAAACGCTCCAGGAATCTTTCTATCGACGGTTTCAACAACCACAGACTCCAAATCTCGATGCACTCGGGAACTCACATAGACGGCCCGATGCACATGAGCGATTCTTCCCTGTACATAGACCAGATGCCTCTCGAGAATTTCGTGGGCAGTGGTGTGTTGCTAGATGTGAGAGGCTATAGTGAGATCCTTATGAGGGAGGAGTACGCCGATAGAATAGCAGAACATAGTATAGTACTCTTCTGGACGGGTAGAGACGAGATTTTTGGAAGCCGCGAGTATTTTGTCGAAAATCCCTGTATTACCGAAGAGTTTGCGAAATTTCTGGTCGAGAAAAAAGTCAAGGCCGTCGGTTTCGACTCGTCCTCACCCGACAGGTATCCTTACCCGGTGCACGGGATACTCTTCACGAACGGAGTGTTGATTATCGAAAATCTGACCAACCTTGCGTCGCTGAAGGAGGTTGTCAATTTTAAAGTCATCGCTCTCCCTTTGAAGATACATGCCGATTCATCGATAGCCAGAGTGATCGCGGTGGTTCAGGAGAGCGAATAG
- a CDS encoding MBL fold metallo-hydrolase — MKIREIGKRGVLFTFEDGDSPMGCDTSVYLVLGEKRAYLCDTFLGPQWMDVIKQYLRSNGYEGRLIVFNTHSDFDHVWGNGAFDDSDILAHTLARKRMKERWEFDYSKLSRFRQVDIFMRLPNITFSDSLFFEDDGVEFRHMPGHTVCSSVCLDWQESVLFVGDLLEEPVPVTLWGDLVTFTETLKSLRNLNFSTVISAHSGVVGPELFEKNIEYIKDLLLRKEIAFPAGADDGAHPFNVKYLKYLKYEEMARAKEGESFDFSKFKREFWAFVGYDQERMAEESKIIIETPPEKYEEAWERYLHG, encoded by the coding sequence TTGAAGATACGAGAGATTGGAAAGAGGGGGGTGCTTTTCACCTTTGAAGACGGTGACTCCCCAATGGGCTGCGACACCTCCGTATATTTGGTATTGGGAGAGAAGAGAGCCTATCTCTGCGACACCTTTCTCGGTCCGCAATGGATGGATGTGATAAAGCAATACCTGCGAAGCAATGGCTATGAAGGGCGTCTTATAGTATTCAACACGCACTCGGATTTCGATCATGTATGGGGCAACGGGGCTTTCGACGATTCGGACATTCTGGCTCATACCCTTGCCAGAAAGAGGATGAAGGAGAGATGGGAGTTTGACTATTCGAAGCTTTCGCGCTTCCGTCAAGTCGATATCTTTATGAGATTGCCGAACATCACTTTCAGCGACAGTCTTTTTTTCGAAGACGACGGAGTCGAATTTCGTCACATGCCCGGACACACGGTCTGCTCTTCGGTTTGCCTGGACTGGCAGGAATCTGTGCTCTTCGTCGGTGATCTACTTGAAGAACCGGTTCCGGTTACGTTGTGGGGTGATCTGGTGACCTTCACGGAGACTCTCAAATCCCTGAGAAACCTGAACTTTTCGACAGTTATTTCCGCACATTCGGGAGTGGTGGGGCCGGAGCTATTTGAGAAAAACATTGAGTACATCAAAGATCTGTTGCTGAGGAAGGAAATCGCCTTTCCTGCCGGTGCCGACGATGGCGCGCACCCCTTCAACGTTAAATACCTGAAGTACCTCAAATACGAAGAGATGGCCAGGGCGAAAGAAGGGGAGAGTTTCGACTTCTCGAAATTCAAAAGAGAATTCTGGGCATTTGTGGGTTACGATCAGGAACGGATGGCTGAGGAATCGAAGATAATCATAGAAACCCCTCCGGAAAAATATGAAGAGGCATGGGAGAGATATTTGCATGGATAA
- a CDS encoding TAXI family TRAP transporter solute-binding subunit, which yields MYVRKAFLVSLLLALLFCTSFGVTNLYLATGGTSGTYYPFGGVIAQVVGQRFPDISIRVQSTGASAANIRLIASKEVDIAIVQNDVMHYAYTGTVLFKAGAITDFLTLFTAYTEVCQVVTRADSGIKSIADLKGKRISVGDAGSGVEANSIQILEAYGITFKDISVQYLSFADSAAALKDRKIDAFFTTAGIPTTAIAELSSTNPITILPVEPEVAEELIKNYPFYVKFVIPPDTYKGVTEPVNTVAVKATFLVRKDLPEDIAYNIVKGIFEGREDIIAGHAKGRELDINLAVTGVSVPFHPGAEMYFRELAVIQ from the coding sequence ATGTATGTAAGAAAAGCTTTCCTGGTGAGTTTGCTTCTCGCACTGCTGTTTTGTACCAGTTTTGGGGTAACTAATCTCTATCTTGCAACCGGTGGAACTTCGGGAACTTATTACCCGTTCGGTGGCGTCATTGCTCAGGTCGTAGGTCAACGCTTCCCTGATATCAGTATCAGGGTTCAATCGACGGGAGCCTCTGCCGCAAACATAAGACTCATAGCCAGTAAAGAAGTTGACATCGCCATTGTACAGAACGATGTCATGCACTATGCGTACACGGGAACAGTTCTCTTCAAGGCGGGTGCCATCACGGATTTCTTAACTCTTTTCACAGCTTACACTGAAGTCTGTCAGGTAGTAACAAGAGCCGATTCCGGTATTAAATCGATAGCCGATCTAAAGGGAAAGAGAATATCTGTCGGTGATGCAGGGAGCGGTGTCGAGGCCAACAGCATACAGATACTGGAAGCCTACGGAATAACTTTCAAGGATATCTCAGTGCAGTATCTTTCTTTCGCAGATTCCGCTGCGGCTCTGAAGGATAGAAAGATCGACGCCTTCTTCACAACCGCAGGTATTCCCACCACGGCCATCGCGGAACTTTCAAGCACGAACCCGATAACGATTCTACCCGTCGAGCCGGAAGTAGCCGAAGAGCTAATTAAGAACTACCCCTTCTATGTAAAATTCGTGATTCCGCCCGATACCTACAAGGGAGTCACAGAGCCGGTCAACACAGTTGCCGTAAAGGCGACCTTCTTAGTTCGTAAGGATCTTCCCGAGGATATCGCCTACAATATCGTCAAAGGAATATTTGAGGGCAGGGAAGACATAATCGCCGGGCACGCAAAAGGCAGAGAACTGGATATCAATCTGGCAGTCACCGGTGTTTCCGTGCCTTTCCATCCCGGCGCGGAGATGTATTTCAGAGAACTTGCAGTCATTCAATAA
- a CDS encoding DUF1850 domain-containing protein, giving the protein MDERTGEEITSFIMEDNGYFSISFVHSVNQSPIEEVYQVRKNHIYLVSSRFKSFGAGVAVEIPEGLIFERFEDGCR; this is encoded by the coding sequence ATGGATGAAAGAACAGGCGAAGAGATCACATCGTTCATAATGGAAGACAATGGATACTTCTCGATTTCTTTTGTGCATTCCGTTAACCAGAGTCCGATCGAAGAGGTTTATCAGGTGAGAAAGAACCATATCTATCTGGTTTCCAGTCGCTTCAAAAGCTTCGGCGCGGGTGTCGCGGTGGAAATTCCCGAAGGGCTTATATTTGAAAGGTTTGAAGATGGATGCAGATAA
- a CDS encoding APC family permease, with amino-acid sequence MKKALKFWDLVALEIGMTIGAGIFVFMPIAYKSAGAGTIMAFIFAFLPMAFIMINIMLLGSTLPTTGGTFKYGAFLFSPKAAFLGLWAYLFGAFVGLFPLNALALASYMKGIWNGLSLVPVALIVLTFFYLVNLLGLKMASRVEITAVALLFIAIAVYTVPGMGNIDSKNLETVFSAGPGTIIYASALLTFTFAGSNAVIELGGEVESAKKNLPLSVIFSLTVVLICYLMMAVVSFGVGGDTLENGTLNDVASNYLSGFLFYVFAFGGPILAIATTINATFMWGTRSLLALCRLHVFPSKLGSINRRGTPWVLLTIIWLLSSIMLISVGESGLNLFASFASIGGIAVIIPTMFAVFRLKRDPRLKEKAPAIVNRKWFGILPVLGTVFSMMIMLILLYQVGVDFSISFFLLFIVWEVLGMIYFLFRLKYLDRARKNPFSRNDLSAFDD; translated from the coding sequence ATGAAAAAAGCCCTCAAGTTCTGGGATCTCGTCGCTTTAGAAATCGGCATGACGATCGGAGCCGGGATATTCGTCTTTATGCCGATCGCTTACAAGAGTGCGGGAGCGGGAACTATAATGGCTTTTATTTTCGCCTTCCTCCCGATGGCGTTCATAATGATCAACATCATGTTACTCGGCTCGACGCTTCCGACTACGGGGGGAACTTTCAAATACGGCGCCTTCCTTTTTTCGCCAAAAGCGGCGTTTTTAGGTCTCTGGGCATATCTCTTCGGGGCTTTTGTGGGCCTTTTCCCTCTGAATGCGCTCGCGTTGGCATCGTATATGAAAGGGATCTGGAATGGCCTCTCTCTTGTACCCGTGGCCTTGATTGTTTTAACCTTTTTCTATTTGGTCAACCTTCTTGGATTGAAAATGGCCTCCCGTGTGGAGATAACTGCTGTGGCTCTCTTGTTCATCGCCATAGCCGTTTACACTGTGCCGGGCATGGGAAACATTGATAGTAAAAACCTTGAAACCGTTTTCTCGGCAGGACCGGGTACGATCATCTACGCTTCGGCGCTTCTCACATTCACTTTTGCCGGTTCCAACGCCGTGATAGAGCTCGGCGGAGAGGTAGAGAGCGCCAAGAAGAATCTCCCGCTCTCAGTGATCTTCTCTCTTACAGTTGTGCTGATATGCTATCTTATGATGGCCGTAGTCTCATTCGGCGTTGGCGGAGATACGCTGGAAAACGGCACGTTGAACGATGTCGCCTCGAATTATCTGAGCGGTTTTCTTTTCTATGTTTTCGCGTTCGGTGGTCCGATTCTTGCAATCGCCACTACGATAAACGCCACATTCATGTGGGGAACGAGGTCTTTACTTGCGCTCTGCAGGCTGCATGTCTTTCCCTCGAAACTCGGATCGATAAACAGGAGGGGAACACCCTGGGTGTTGCTCACAATTATATGGCTTCTATCTTCGATCATGCTGATTTCGGTCGGCGAATCCGGACTGAATCTCTTTGCATCCTTCGCTTCGATAGGCGGGATCGCGGTCATTATTCCTACAATGTTTGCCGTCTTCAGATTGAAGAGAGATCCCAGGCTCAAAGAAAAGGCCCCGGCTATAGTGAACAGGAAGTGGTTTGGCATTTTACCGGTTCTCGGCACGGTATTTTCGATGATGATAATGCTCATCCTCCTTTATCAGGTCGGGGTAGATTTCAGTATCTCTTTCTTCTTGCTCTTCATTGTCTGGGAAGTCCTTGGAATGATATACTTCCTCTTCAGGTTGAAGTACCTCGACCGTGCAAGGAAAAACCCCTTCTCCAGAAATGATCTGTCGGCGTTCGACGATTAA
- a CDS encoding glycerophosphodiester phosphodiesterase family protein, producing MANSMGVFRSVFSDFKASALSLATFSILSKFVVASLSIPAVALFLRSLVSMPVKSKSGSWEFFEYSGSFPDLVLVMIIVFLWLVGFLVEQSGLLIIASGKVRGSVPKIREVLFKVLRTAPRIVGLSSFLAGVYTFCFVPLLTVFAFITRKITDSGNGEYPSFFTGFFGWLLAAVSLLILIRLMLSWLFTMHFGLLCRKKFLKALGSSRKLVKGNRMRLAHILGRFWLLTVTILLVFSFAFRWGRELMISYSREPTSFNIFRLSLFASAETVFVTVIWIIVAGLFSILVTRLFHELVSENRFEGLEKTGVSSVKESTIQKRPWILFLIGLFAFQATYFDYYGKLMVESEVDLPLVTAHRGSSLKAPENTMSAIIRAVHDGADIIEIDVQLTSDGHVVLNHDRTLSKVAGVSKSVPEMTLEEIKAIDVGRRFSRNFAGERIATLEEVIEYMSGVDTKIKLNIELKDYEKTPSIVQAVLDILEKHEFTQRTIITSTSRVRLAAVRESNPAIQIGLIVTYITKDLWSLDVDFYSVSSTILNETFMIRARSYGRDVHVWTVNDTDSMMRYTSLGVSSIITDRPETLSQLLIRKAQLSIFQRRVLAVLSS from the coding sequence TTGGCCAATTCTATGGGAGTTTTTAGATCGGTGTTTTCGGATTTCAAAGCCTCTGCTTTGAGTCTGGCTACATTCTCTATCCTGTCGAAATTCGTAGTCGCTTCGCTTTCGATTCCGGCGGTGGCCCTTTTTCTTAGATCTCTCGTATCGATGCCAGTGAAGTCGAAATCGGGAAGCTGGGAGTTTTTCGAGTACTCGGGGAGCTTTCCTGACCTGGTTTTGGTGATGATCATTGTCTTTTTATGGCTGGTAGGTTTTCTGGTCGAGCAGAGCGGACTACTAATCATCGCTTCGGGAAAAGTCCGGGGAAGTGTTCCCAAAATCAGAGAGGTATTGTTTAAGGTTCTCAGAACCGCGCCAAGGATAGTTGGCCTTTCCTCCTTTCTGGCCGGCGTTTACACATTCTGTTTCGTTCCTCTTCTTACAGTCTTCGCTTTTATCACCAGAAAGATCACCGACTCCGGCAATGGTGAATATCCCTCTTTCTTCACAGGTTTTTTTGGCTGGTTGCTCGCTGCAGTTTCCCTACTGATTCTTATAAGATTGATGCTCAGCTGGCTTTTCACAATGCACTTCGGACTGCTCTGCCGAAAGAAATTTCTGAAGGCCCTTGGATCGAGCAGGAAACTTGTGAAAGGAAACAGAATGAGACTGGCGCACATTCTGGGGCGTTTCTGGCTCTTAACTGTGACGATACTTCTAGTATTTTCTTTCGCCTTCAGATGGGGCCGCGAACTTATGATCAGTTACAGCAGAGAACCGACATCTTTCAATATATTCAGACTCTCGCTCTTCGCTTCCGCCGAAACGGTTTTTGTCACAGTCATCTGGATAATCGTCGCGGGACTGTTTTCAATTCTGGTTACCCGCCTCTTCCACGAACTGGTTTCCGAAAATCGTTTTGAGGGGCTTGAGAAAACTGGAGTTTCTTCTGTGAAAGAATCGACGATTCAGAAAAGACCCTGGATTCTATTTTTGATAGGTCTTTTCGCGTTCCAGGCGACTTATTTCGATTACTACGGTAAGCTCATGGTGGAATCGGAGGTCGATCTTCCACTGGTTACTGCGCACAGAGGAAGTTCTTTGAAAGCCCCAGAAAATACCATGAGCGCTATAATTCGGGCCGTACACGATGGTGCGGATATCATAGAAATAGATGTACAGCTGACAAGCGACGGACATGTAGTGTTGAACCACGACAGAACGCTCTCCAAAGTTGCCGGAGTAAGTAAAAGTGTCCCCGAGATGACTCTGGAGGAGATAAAGGCGATAGACGTGGGGAGGAGATTTTCCAGAAACTTCGCAGGCGAGAGAATAGCAACGCTGGAAGAAGTTATCGAGTATATGAGCGGAGTCGATACGAAAATAAAACTCAACATAGAGCTAAAAGATTACGAAAAAACGCCCTCGATCGTTCAGGCCGTTCTCGATATCCTCGAGAAACATGAATTCACGCAGAGAACCATTATAACTTCTACTAGCAGAGTTCGTCTGGCAGCCGTGAGAGAGAGTAACCCTGCCATTCAGATCGGACTGATAGTCACTTACATAACAAAAGACCTCTGGTCGCTGGACGTAGATTTCTACAGCGTGTCTTCCACCATACTGAACGAAACCTTCATGATACGCGCGCGTTCCTATGGCAGAGATGTGCACGTTTGGACGGTAAACGACACCGACTCGATGATGCGCTACACGAGCTTGGGAGTCTCTTCCATAATCACAGACAGACCCGAAACGCTTTCACAGTTGCTGATCAGAAAAGCGCAGCTATCGATATTCCAGAGAAGGGTCCTCGCGGTCCTCTCGTCCTAA
- a CDS encoding DegV family protein, whose translation MVKVVTDSSCDLPLELIESNRITFVPMNVVIDGKSYKENIDISPQEFWKLMGEAKTLPKTSQPSPGEFADIFNSIQSEGDTPLCITISSKLSGTYQSAQVGAQLSGNKAVVFDSLAGSLSHGIQVIMASRMALQGKGMDEILHAIEEYRKNVRIIIPLLTLENIIKGGRLSKFQGSLANILNIRIILHGVGGEVKLYKKLRGANRFRQAIIDLIDEASREGKKLFGITHVDNRKDAGYFADEIKKRIPDAEVIVGTMGPTIATYADIGGLILAL comes from the coding sequence ATGGTGAAAGTGGTTACCGATAGTTCCTGCGATCTGCCTTTAGAACTCATCGAGTCTAACCGTATCACTTTTGTCCCCATGAATGTCGTGATCGACGGCAAATCTTACAAAGAGAACATAGATATCTCGCCCCAGGAATTCTGGAAGCTAATGGGCGAAGCTAAAACGCTTCCCAAAACCTCCCAACCTTCCCCGGGCGAATTCGCGGATATCTTCAACTCAATCCAGTCGGAAGGCGATACACCTCTCTGCATAACCATATCGTCAAAGTTGAGCGGCACCTATCAGTCGGCCCAGGTCGGCGCACAGTTGAGTGGAAACAAAGCCGTCGTTTTCGACTCTCTCGCAGGTTCTCTATCTCATGGAATCCAGGTTATTATGGCTTCCAGAATGGCGCTCCAGGGAAAGGGCATGGATGAGATACTCCATGCAATCGAAGAGTATCGCAAAAACGTCAGGATCATTATTCCGTTGTTGACTCTCGAGAACATAATCAAAGGAGGCCGTCTCAGCAAGTTTCAGGGCAGTCTCGCAAATATCCTGAATATAAGAATAATCCTTCACGGTGTCGGGGGAGAGGTGAAACTCTACAAGAAACTCAGGGGTGCCAATCGTTTCAGGCAGGCTATAATAGACCTCATAGACGAAGCCTCTCGCGAGGGAAAAAAGCTCTTCGGTATCACACATGTTGACAACCGGAAAGATGCCGGTTACTTCGCCGACGAGATAAAAAAAAGGATCCCCGACGCCGAAGTGATTGTTGGAACGATGGGACCCACCATCGCGACTTACGCCGACATCGGGGGATTGATTCTCGCTCTTTGA